One Lasioglossum baleicum chromosome 6, iyLasBale1, whole genome shotgun sequence genomic window carries:
- the Glurs-m gene encoding putative glutamate--tRNA ligase, mitochondrial isoform X1, with amino-acid sequence MHRNIFRTSSIQVIQKRFFKKDQVRVRFAPSPTGLLHLGGLRTALYNYLFARANNGAFILRIEDTDQVRCIPGAMEKLQNDLLWSGIISDEDPIRGGPSGPYIQSKRLDLYKEQVLKLLSNQSAYYCFCTESRLQLLRREALKCRQVPKYDNRCRHLSSDEIKEKLNKGHPYCIRFKLSSTPECFDDMIYGKIIHDISQSEGDPVIIKSDGYPTYHFANVVDDHFMEISHVLRGIEWQISTPKHLMMYKAFNWTPPRYGHLPLILNSDGTKLSKRQNDIHIEFLRLQGIFPLAVINFVIHAGGGFSNKGGVEYIHSYEELIKRFNISDVKVTSNKLIPEKLLQFNKLEISKLLAYEKNNKFLVERIKELIINSFPERKADGSLQLDDYHILAVLKWAQNRIYKLSDLVSSDLAFLWIVPSTTPENIQSECLDVLKILNTKLVETDIHNFNKAWINSYLKEFANEHKIPFSTLMSVLRGILSGLKEGPPVGEMIEILGKDTTLLRMNRCIS; translated from the exons ATGCATCGCAATATATTTCGTACATCGAGCATCCAAGTTATACAAAAACGTTTTTTTAAAAAGGATCAAGTAAGAGTTAGATTTGCGCCAAGTCCAACTG GGTTGTTGCACTTGGGAGGATTACGAACTGCATTGTACAATTATCTATTTGCACGAGCTAACAATGGTGCATTTATTTTACGAATCGAAGATACAGACCAAGTCAGATGTATACCAGGGGCAATGGAAAAGCTTCAGAATGATTTGTTATGGTCTGGAATCATTTCTGATGAAGACCCAATAAGAGGTGGACCCTCTGGGCCATATATTCAGTCCAAACGACTTGATCTGTACAA AGAACAAGTACTTAAACTTTTAAGTAATCAATCTGCGTATTACTGTTTCTGCACAGAAAGCAGACTACAGTTATTGCGAAGAGAAGCTTTGAAATGTAGgcaagtgcccaaatatgataATCGATGTCGACATTTGAGTAGCGATGAAATAAAAGAGAAACTCAATAAGGGACATCCATACTGCATTCGATTTAAG TTATCGTCTACACCAGAATGTTTTGATGATATGATATATGGTAAAATAATCCATGATATTTCACAATCTGAAGGAGACCCAGTTATTATTAAATCAGATGGTTATCCAACATATCATTTTGCAAATGTTGTCGATGATCATTTTAtggaaatatctcatgtgttaCGAGGAATCGAATGGCAAATATCTACACCTAAACATTTAATGATGTATAA AGCATTTAATTGGACGCCTCCCAGATATGGACATTTACCTTTAATATTAAACTCTGATGGAACCAAATTATCAAAACGACAAAACGATATACATATTGAATTTCTTAGGTTGCAAGGAATTTTTCCATTGGCAGTTatcaattttgttatacatgCTGGCGGTGGGTTTAGTAACAAAGGAGGCGTTGAATATATTCACAGTTACGAGGAGTTAATTAAAAGA TTTAATATTTCGGATGTAAAAGTGACCTCTAACAAGCTTATACCTGAAAAACTATTACAATTTAATAAGTTAGAGATTTCAAAACTACTAGCATACGAaaagaataataaatttttggTAGAAAGAATTAAAGAGTTAATCATAAACTCATTTCCAGAGAG GAAAGCAGACGGAAGTTTACAATTAGATGACTATCATATACTCGCAGTATTGAAATGGGCGCAGAATAGAATATATAAATTAAGTGATCTGGTATCTTCAGATTTAGCCTTTTTGTGGATAGTACCGTCAACTACACCTGAAAATATTCAATCTGAATGTTTAG ATGTGCTTAAAATATTAAACACGAAGTTAGTTGAAACTGACattcataattttaataaggCATGGATCAATAGCTATCTTAAAGAGTTTGCTAACGAACATAAAATTCCCTTTTCAACACTGATGTCAGTTTTACGTGGTATTCTTAGTGGTTTAAAG gagGGTCCACCCGTAGGTGAAATGATAGAAATTTTAGGAAAAGACACTACATTATTAAGGATGAACCGATGTATTTCTTGA
- the Glurs-m gene encoding putative glutamate--tRNA ligase, mitochondrial isoform X2, whose translation MHRNIFRTSSIQVIQKRFFKKDQVRVRFAPSPTGLLHLGGLRTALYNYLFARANNGAFILRIEDTDQVRCIPGAMEKLQNDLLWSGIISDEDPIRGGPSGPYIQSKRLDLYKEQVLKLLSNQSAYYCFCTESRLQLLRREALKCRQVPKYDNRCRHLSSDEIKEKLNKGHPYCIRFKLSSTPECFDDMIYGKIIHDISQSEGDPVIIKSDGYPTYHFANVVDDHFMEISHVLRGIEWQISTPKHLMMYKLQGIFPLAVINFVIHAGGGFSNKGGVEYIHSYEELIKRFNISDVKVTSNKLIPEKLLQFNKLEISKLLAYEKNNKFLVERIKELIINSFPERKADGSLQLDDYHILAVLKWAQNRIYKLSDLVSSDLAFLWIVPSTTPENIQSECLDVLKILNTKLVETDIHNFNKAWINSYLKEFANEHKIPFSTLMSVLRGILSGLKEGPPVGEMIEILGKDTTLLRMNRCIS comes from the exons ATGCATCGCAATATATTTCGTACATCGAGCATCCAAGTTATACAAAAACGTTTTTTTAAAAAGGATCAAGTAAGAGTTAGATTTGCGCCAAGTCCAACTG GGTTGTTGCACTTGGGAGGATTACGAACTGCATTGTACAATTATCTATTTGCACGAGCTAACAATGGTGCATTTATTTTACGAATCGAAGATACAGACCAAGTCAGATGTATACCAGGGGCAATGGAAAAGCTTCAGAATGATTTGTTATGGTCTGGAATCATTTCTGATGAAGACCCAATAAGAGGTGGACCCTCTGGGCCATATATTCAGTCCAAACGACTTGATCTGTACAA AGAACAAGTACTTAAACTTTTAAGTAATCAATCTGCGTATTACTGTTTCTGCACAGAAAGCAGACTACAGTTATTGCGAAGAGAAGCTTTGAAATGTAGgcaagtgcccaaatatgataATCGATGTCGACATTTGAGTAGCGATGAAATAAAAGAGAAACTCAATAAGGGACATCCATACTGCATTCGATTTAAG TTATCGTCTACACCAGAATGTTTTGATGATATGATATATGGTAAAATAATCCATGATATTTCACAATCTGAAGGAGACCCAGTTATTATTAAATCAGATGGTTATCCAACATATCATTTTGCAAATGTTGTCGATGATCATTTTAtggaaatatctcatgtgttaCGAGGAATCGAATGGCAAATATCTACACCTAAACATTTAATGATGTATAA GTTGCAAGGAATTTTTCCATTGGCAGTTatcaattttgttatacatgCTGGCGGTGGGTTTAGTAACAAAGGAGGCGTTGAATATATTCACAGTTACGAGGAGTTAATTAAAAGA TTTAATATTTCGGATGTAAAAGTGACCTCTAACAAGCTTATACCTGAAAAACTATTACAATTTAATAAGTTAGAGATTTCAAAACTACTAGCATACGAaaagaataataaatttttggTAGAAAGAATTAAAGAGTTAATCATAAACTCATTTCCAGAGAG GAAAGCAGACGGAAGTTTACAATTAGATGACTATCATATACTCGCAGTATTGAAATGGGCGCAGAATAGAATATATAAATTAAGTGATCTGGTATCTTCAGATTTAGCCTTTTTGTGGATAGTACCGTCAACTACACCTGAAAATATTCAATCTGAATGTTTAG ATGTGCTTAAAATATTAAACACGAAGTTAGTTGAAACTGACattcataattttaataaggCATGGATCAATAGCTATCTTAAAGAGTTTGCTAACGAACATAAAATTCCCTTTTCAACACTGATGTCAGTTTTACGTGGTATTCTTAGTGGTTTAAAG gagGGTCCACCCGTAGGTGAAATGATAGAAATTTTAGGAAAAGACACTACATTATTAAGGATGAACCGATGTATTTCTTGA